The DNA segment TATTTCGACTGGACACAAAGTAAAATGAGAAATTTCTACTCTTTCTTATGCATTTTATTAGTTTTCGTATCTAACATATAGCATGCATTGTGAGGGAAAAATGACTTTCAAAAAGCCGGGCCCGCAAAAACCTTGTTTACCCACTTTTAGAAGTAAAACTCCTTTCGTGTGGTTACCAAAGGCGGCCTTATAACCAAAGCTACAGTCAAATTGTAGAGCAATATCagttttaacaaaatgtaaatgttcaagGGCACTACTATGCAAATATTCCtgtcatatttttttaactgtgttaattttatgcacattttcttGGTTACTCTTGACTGTATAACAATATACACagtaagtaaagtttaaaaaagagattattttatattcatttatatttttaattgctttgtGGCCGGCACAAATTATTTAGAGGCAGTACATTTTCTCAGTTCACCGACCATTGGAAGGTGTTGCAAAACATACTTTTGGGCCTCCCTATTTATAACTCTATGCTGTTCAGTGCTGCTTGTGTCAAGTTTGGTTTCACAGAACATGAAACTGTTGCCTCACCTTGATCGCCCATAGAGTTTCTGCATACTTCTTGAGCTCTGCACTTTTGCCTGGGAAGTAGTTTTCTTGCAGTTTTTCCAAATGCTCTTGAACATGTGCTAGTTTTTCTTTTGTAGCTTCATCCTGACTATCCTTCTCCATTTGAGTGAATATCCTACTGTATGTATCCATAATGATGCTCATCAAGAGATTCTGCTCAGGTTcctgcaacaaaaaacaaaacaaaacaaatgatcacAATGTAGGCCTACATTCAACACAGGATATACCATATaggatgaatcaaaacaatatGTCATTTGGTTTAGAATGACTAGACTAggtattttagttgttttagacCACAAAATTGCGAATACCAAATGATTGTGCAGAGGAGGTTATTTACCTCAAGATTCACCTTTATGTCTTTAAGGAACCGTAGGAAGACAGGATGTGCATTGTGTAGCTCGCGGTCATCTTTTATCTGGAAGAAATGAAAAGgtcattgtttattttgataGACTTCAGACGTCATTTCAAACTCGTATCTTTTCTCACTCAATCagataaatgtgtttattattattagcaccATACATCTGAAAAACTCAACCTACAGACCAGACATGTTCCAGTTAGAAAAGCCAGTGTCAGTCTGTATGGATGCTAGACTATACTTCCTGTTTTGTATTATACTACCTCCCAAACATCCAATTGCTGTAAAAGTTGACTAGTTTGTAAAGCCTGCTTTTCCAAAAAGATCTGGATTGGTTTGCGGCCTATCTTTAGGTGTCTTACAGGCCGTATCCTGAAATGGTACACCACGCCTATGCCTATCAGTCAACTTTTTGAACCCTTTTTTTCACTTCTTGTCTGTGATATGACATATCTTTGAAATCCGAAAGGATCTACTTACATAGTACACTTTAAGCTCATCGATGCTCTTGTCCAGGTTCTCAGGGACGCTAGCCTCGCCGTATGTCATCTGTCCTAAAGTCACCAAACATACTCCCCAGAAAAGGGCCATCATGTGATGCGCAATCATAGTCCTTGTTAGTTTGAGGCTCTCGCTGAATTTTCACGTGTAGTCCTGTCTTTTTAAAGCCGAAGTTGACTTTTTAAGCTGTCTCACAACAATCGACTCTTCTCGTGTCCTGACAATGATCTGAATGCATGTGTTTGAGTGAATGGGGTATTTATAGTTGTgtgagagcgagcgagcgagctaTGATGAAGGTGTGAAATTGTGTGGCTTTACAGCCGAAGTTTCCTTTAAATCACAATGCACCATGATACTGCTTAACGCTATGGAGCCCACCACGCATCTTCTCGCCCTGGAATCCCGTGGATGCCACTAGGCGGGGCTGTTTGTGGCTTTGTGGTTGGGAATCTTTTTGGTAATTATGTTAGGGGTTTGGGACTTGTGGGCCTGAAGATGCACATGTGGCCACTGTAATGATGCTCATGCATGAATGGCTCCCATTTGAGAAGgaagtagtgtttttttgttgttttgttttcttatccTAGGGTTTCGAATAATGAATGACCTTACACCACATTTAGCAGCTTTTGATCTTATACCCACTTGTGTCACTTATTTCTTTTTCAGCTTCTTCATGCATTGATATGCAATAAACTTTCCACACAGCATTTTTGTACTGTCTGACATCTAGGAGATCataagtttagtttattttttgttttaattgaataaaGCTTGTGGTGATTAGTACAAGAGTTAACCTTGACCTTTTGTAGTTTGTCGTCTAGATCCAGTTGGTGGAAAAACTAACAAAGGTAGGCTGAAACACATTCACTAGAAGTTCCTCAGAATTATAcattgagctaaaaaaaaaaaaattatgtaggcAAGGGACATTTTGACTGATGTCAGAAAAATTGAGTTGTACTGTTGCTCATCAGAAGAGGGAAACAGCGTTTGAGGTTTTAACACTTCATCTGCTCAGCCCTGtgtgca comes from the Cyprinus carpio isolate SPL01 chromosome B4, ASM1834038v1, whole genome shotgun sequence genome and includes:
- the ifng1 gene encoding interferon gamma 1 isoform X1, producing MIAHHMMALFWGVCLVTLGQMTYGEASVPENLDKSIDELKVYYIKDDRELHNAHPVFLRFLKDIKVNLEEPEQNLLMSIIMDTYSRIFTQMEKDSQDEATKEKLAHVQEHLEKLQENYFPGKSAELKKYAETLWAIKEDDPVVQRKALFELKRVYREATQLKNLKNKERRRRQARITIKQKS
- the ifng1 gene encoding interferon gamma 1 isoform X2, producing the protein MIAHHMMALFWGVCLVTLGQMTYGEASVPENLDKSIDELKVYYIKDDRELHNAHPVFLRFLKDIKEPEQNLLMSIIMDTYSRIFTQMEKDSQDEATKEKLAHVQEHLEKLQENYFPGKSAELKKYAETLWAIKEDDPVVQRKALFELKRVYREATQLKNLKNKERRRRQARITIKQKS